The following are from one region of the Sulfurimicrobium lacus genome:
- the moaA gene encoding GTP 3',8-cyclase MoaA, with translation MNGNTPLSDRFQRNIEYLRLSVTDRCDLRCSYCMPEDFKGYEEPEHWLNFDEVERLIGAFARLGVKRLRLTGGEPLLRRNLPELARRLSALPGIEDLSLSTNATQLSKYAHSLHNAGVSRINVSLDSLQRERIAQITGRDCLDKILAGLMAGKEAGFAPIKINMVAQQGVNDDEIDAMVAFCLEHGFILRFIETMPVGSTGRNAQYLDLQPVKLRLQERFGLVEGVMPGGGPARYLKSRDGKFSVGFITPISQHFCETCNRVRLAVDGTLYTCLGQDEKFEFRPLLRGGISDAELEDAIRNAISLKPERHEFKEEPGKIVRFMSTTGG, from the coding sequence ATGAACGGTAACACCCCTCTTTCCGACCGCTTCCAGCGCAACATCGAATACCTGCGCCTGTCGGTCACCGACCGCTGCGACCTGCGCTGCAGCTATTGCATGCCGGAGGATTTCAAGGGCTACGAGGAGCCGGAACACTGGCTCAATTTCGACGAAGTCGAGCGCCTGATCGGGGCTTTCGCGCGCCTGGGCGTGAAGCGCCTGCGCCTGACCGGCGGCGAACCGCTGTTGCGGCGCAATCTGCCGGAACTGGCCAGACGCCTGTCCGCCCTGCCCGGCATCGAGGATTTATCCCTCAGCACCAACGCTACACAACTCTCCAAGTACGCGCATTCCCTGCACAATGCGGGCGTGTCCCGCATCAACGTCAGTCTCGACTCGCTGCAGCGCGAGCGGATCGCGCAGATCACCGGGCGCGACTGCCTGGACAAGATCCTGGCCGGCCTGATGGCGGGCAAGGAAGCGGGATTCGCGCCGATCAAGATCAACATGGTGGCGCAGCAAGGCGTCAACGACGACGAAATCGACGCCATGGTGGCGTTCTGCCTCGAACACGGCTTCATCCTGCGCTTCATCGAAACCATGCCGGTCGGCAGCACCGGCCGCAACGCGCAATACCTTGACCTGCAGCCGGTCAAACTGCGCCTGCAGGAACGTTTCGGCCTGGTTGAGGGCGTGATGCCCGGTGGCGGGCCGGCACGCTATCTGAAATCGCGGGACGGAAAATTCAGCGTAGGCTTCATCACCCCGATTTCCCAGCATTTTTGCGAGACCTGCAACCGAGTACGCCTGGCGGTGGACGGGACGCTTTACACGTGCCTGGGACAGGATGAAAAATTCGAGTTCCGGCCGTTGCTGCGCGGCGGCATTTCAGATGCGGAACTTGAAGACGCCATACGCAACGCCATTTCACTAAAGCCTGAGCGCCACGAATTCAAGGAAGAGCCCGGCAAGATCGTGCGTTTTATGTCGACCACGGGCGGCTGA